In Mucilaginibacter celer, one DNA window encodes the following:
- a CDS encoding PTS system mannose/fructose/sorbose family transporter subunit IID codes for MSVSYLLIALIAMFGHSEDFLGTTLLSRPLVLGPLVGLVLGDVTQGVIIGATLELIFMGNIKVGAAIPPDVITGGVLGTAFAIISGKGPAIALAIAVPVSILAEMVISGLFVLRAMLNKKFSQYADEGDFAGIQRLHIISGLLRPLLMGIIIMLALQLGAGAMKSFLDLIPAWVQTGLQVAGNMLPALGFALLMNLMFNKNMAPYFFLGFMLAAYLKLPVIAIGGFGVIIALLVTQVAPKPAIDDDDDFGSNDEPAEPVKLNPKLSKKDIRSLFFRSLALEANFNFETWQNTGFAFSIIPVLKKLYNTKEAMAAALKRHLQFFNTSPYGSTLIMGITAAMEEQKSSDEDFDEESINSVKLGLMGPLAGVFDSLFWGTFKVIAAGVGTSLAIKGNIMGPLLFLLIFNVPHLLLRYKLTFVGYDAGTRFLQNLAKNNVMDRLTKGSSILGLMVVGAMPATLMNITTPLHIGADKSAVGIQSILDQVVPAMIPLGLTFLVYYFVKKNIKTTYLLLGLLLLGFAGSIIHLFA; via the coding sequence TTGTCAGTATCATACTTGCTCATCGCGCTGATAGCGATGTTTGGACATTCGGAAGATTTTTTGGGCACTACCCTGCTTAGCCGCCCGCTGGTACTTGGGCCGCTGGTTGGCCTTGTGCTTGGCGATGTAACGCAGGGCGTGATCATCGGCGCTACTTTGGAGCTTATTTTTATGGGCAACATTAAAGTAGGCGCGGCCATTCCGCCCGATGTAATTACCGGCGGGGTGTTGGGTACGGCCTTCGCTATTATCTCGGGCAAAGGCCCTGCTATCGCGTTGGCTATAGCCGTACCGGTTTCCATCCTTGCCGAAATGGTGATTAGCGGTTTGTTTGTATTGCGGGCTATGCTCAACAAAAAATTTAGCCAATATGCCGATGAGGGCGATTTTGCAGGAATTCAACGGCTGCATATTATATCCGGGCTATTAAGGCCTTTGTTGATGGGCATAATAATAATGCTGGCGCTGCAATTAGGTGCAGGCGCAATGAAGTCGTTTTTGGATCTGATACCGGCATGGGTACAAACCGGCTTACAGGTTGCGGGTAATATGCTACCAGCTTTGGGCTTTGCCTTGTTAATGAACCTGATGTTCAACAAAAACATGGCACCATATTTTTTCCTGGGTTTTATGTTGGCCGCATATTTAAAACTCCCGGTTATTGCTATTGGAGGTTTTGGAGTGATCATTGCCTTGCTGGTAACGCAGGTTGCACCAAAACCAGCCATTGATGACGATGATGATTTTGGCAGCAATGATGAGCCCGCCGAGCCGGTAAAACTCAACCCGAAACTCAGCAAAAAAGATATCCGCTCGCTGTTTTTCCGTTCGTTAGCATTAGAGGCTAATTTTAACTTTGAAACCTGGCAAAATACAGGCTTCGCTTTTTCTATTATCCCGGTTTTAAAAAAGCTTTATAACACTAAAGAGGCTATGGCCGCCGCTTTGAAAAGGCACCTCCAGTTTTTTAATACCAGCCCTTACGGTTCAACCCTTATTATGGGTATCACCGCCGCGATGGAAGAGCAAAAAAGCAGTGATGAAGATTTTGATGAAGAATCAATTAACTCGGTAAAGCTTGGTTTGATGGGGCCATTGGCTGGTGTATTCGACTCATTGTTTTGGGGAACTTTTAAGGTGATTGCTGCCGGGGTTGGTACTTCGCTGGCTATTAAAGGGAATATTATGGGGCCTTTGTTATTTCTGTTGATATTCAATGTACCTCACTTATTGCTTCGGTATAAATTAACCTTTGTGGGATATGATGCGGGTACACGGTTTCTGCAAAACCTGGCCAAAAATAACGTGATGGACAGGCTTACCAAAGGCTCATCTATTTTAGGGCTGATGGTAGTTGGCGCTATGCCCGCCACGTTGATGAATATCACTACACCCTTGCACATCGGCGCGGATAAATCGGCCGTGGGCATCCAGAGTATTTTAGACCAGGTGGTGCCTGCCATGATCCCGCTCGGCCTCACCTTTTTAGTGTACTATTTTGTTAAAAAAAATATAAAAACCACATACCTGTTGTTAGGCCTGCTGTTGCTTGGTTTTGCAGGGAGTATTATTCACCTGTTTGCATAA
- a CDS encoding HPr family phosphocarrier protein: MITKDYIITSAQGMHARPATQLVKLAKGFKANTSLKKGDKTVKLNSLLNILSLSIKGGETVSVIMDGEDEVSAAVIIDDFFTKQLKEL; encoded by the coding sequence ATGATAACCAAAGATTATATCATCACATCGGCACAAGGCATGCACGCCCGACCGGCAACACAACTGGTTAAACTGGCCAAAGGCTTTAAAGCCAACACCAGTTTAAAAAAAGGCGATAAAACCGTTAAACTTAACAGCCTGCTCAATATCCTGTCGCTCAGCATTAAAGGCGGCGAAACCGTTTCTGTAATTATGGATGGTGAAGATGAAGTAAGTGCTGCCGTTATCATCGATGATTTTTTTACCAAACAGCTTAAAGAACTATAA
- a CDS encoding glycoside hydrolase family 9 protein, which translates to MAATLLLSGFYLIREPMTEHLEDGAAYRWLNKKVENKRLLDDMESMDNWRSFTSSGVQVVDARKVMVTPDSSSSVATIELSDKYVHSGKQALLMNTPTRLANAAPKNGRHWGRSGVRRLFNAEDWTKYNRISIWVYPDLPGFYTTALDCQLFNDGVEKLPAIFGQEGQTSLTLKNHEWNHVVWEISNVARDKITAFEMSYGLSGSYPGEAGNIRFYFDQMELEAVKADKVEGWDVEQGKISFAHTGYQNGAQKTAIANGIEAKDFKLVNADNRKVILQKAIQKTTSHLGNFDVLDFSEVNAPGNYILHAGKVSTRPFRIDADPYERTVWKAINFFYAERCGTEIPGIHGQEHEDWLCVHGDKRIVINGGWHDAGDLSQSFEATEEITYAMLSMAEKLHARNENPKLYQRVLEEAKWGLDWILKTSFGDGYRNTGSINSRRTNNIIGDDDDVITTAQNTPMANFEAASVEAYGYRIFKDIDPRYASYALQKAEADWQFAVDGLSKLKPVTDQWRGTFDSNNVEDELPSQIIFSSIALWKATGNNKYKELAIKQAPYITNAQQRERPDWDTPLTGFFYTSTAKERILHYCHRGREQAPTMALTQLCETFPNEKDWIKWYASVTLYSEYLKTIAKYTAPYNVMPASVYTDTEYESVPESRRESFRKQVLKGVPLGKGHYLRLFPVWMDYRGHFGTILPQAQALANAAHLRGDLPSAQLSINQLEWIIGRNPFSASTMYGEGYDYVPLYTPSSGDMVGGLPVGIQTKDENDAPYWPVQAMWTYKEIWGHPVTNWIWLLKDVEGPAIVDGLANGPVVFKELSTGLTTIVKPDASTKKFKASLPQGQYTVTNNGQSLSQTFLPASSYHLDLRKDKFLKYELSKTISANGELVIKVNVWGSGSHNFSIRADNLNIGAANKQVTLKQGTQFSFEWKGSVDDKKAPWVAVVIPDGDLAIKKEIRGADWEK; encoded by the coding sequence ATGGCAGCCACCCTCCTCCTATCCGGCTTCTACCTCATCCGCGAACCGATGACTGAACACCTCGAGGACGGAGCCGCCTACCGCTGGCTGAATAAAAAAGTAGAAAACAAACGCCTGCTTGATGATATGGAAAGCATGGATAACTGGCGCTCTTTCACCTCATCGGGCGTACAGGTTGTTGATGCCCGCAAGGTAATGGTAACACCCGATTCCAGCAGTTCGGTAGCAACTATCGAACTATCTGATAAGTATGTGCACAGTGGTAAACAGGCATTGCTCATGAACACGCCTACCCGCCTGGCCAACGCGGCACCTAAAAACGGCAGACACTGGGGACGGTCGGGCGTACGGAGACTTTTTAATGCAGAGGACTGGACAAAATATAACCGAATTTCCATCTGGGTATATCCCGACCTGCCCGGTTTTTACACTACCGCGCTGGATTGCCAGTTGTTTAATGATGGCGTAGAAAAACTACCTGCTATTTTTGGCCAGGAAGGTCAAACCTCGCTCACACTAAAAAACCATGAGTGGAACCATGTGGTTTGGGAGATCAGCAATGTAGCGAGGGATAAGATCACAGCCTTCGAAATGTCGTACGGGTTATCGGGCAGTTATCCCGGCGAGGCCGGTAATATCCGTTTTTATTTCGATCAGATGGAACTGGAAGCTGTGAAAGCCGACAAAGTTGAAGGCTGGGATGTTGAACAGGGGAAGATTTCCTTTGCCCATACAGGCTATCAAAACGGTGCTCAAAAAACAGCCATTGCCAATGGTATAGAGGCGAAAGATTTTAAGCTGGTTAATGCCGATAACAGAAAAGTTATTTTGCAGAAGGCCATCCAAAAAACAACATCTCATCTCGGCAATTTCGATGTGCTGGATTTCTCGGAAGTAAACGCGCCTGGGAACTATATTTTACATGCAGGCAAGGTTAGCACAAGGCCGTTCAGGATAGATGCCGATCCGTACGAACGTACCGTATGGAAGGCCATTAACTTTTTCTATGCCGAACGATGCGGTACAGAAATACCGGGCATCCACGGGCAGGAACATGAAGACTGGCTTTGCGTACACGGCGACAAACGCATTGTTATCAACGGAGGCTGGCATGATGCCGGCGACCTCTCACAAAGCTTCGAGGCCACGGAAGAGATCACCTACGCCATGCTAAGCATGGCCGAAAAACTACACGCCCGAAACGAAAACCCTAAGCTATACCAACGTGTACTGGAAGAGGCTAAATGGGGCCTGGACTGGATCCTGAAAACAAGCTTTGGCGATGGCTATCGTAATACCGGATCTATCAACAGCCGCCGTACCAATAATATTATTGGCGATGATGACGATGTGATCACCACGGCGCAAAACACGCCAATGGCTAATTTTGAAGCTGCCTCGGTAGAAGCCTACGGCTACCGGATATTTAAAGATATCGACCCGAGATATGCCAGCTATGCCCTTCAAAAAGCGGAAGCTGATTGGCAGTTTGCCGTAGATGGCCTGTCAAAGCTAAAACCGGTAACAGATCAATGGCGCGGCACATTCGATTCGAATAATGTGGAAGATGAGCTACCATCGCAGATCATCTTCTCTTCCATCGCGCTATGGAAAGCCACAGGTAACAATAAATACAAAGAACTCGCCATAAAACAAGCGCCCTATATCACCAATGCCCAACAACGCGAACGCCCGGATTGGGATACGCCGCTTACCGGGTTCTTTTATACATCTACAGCTAAAGAGCGCATCCTGCACTATTGCCACCGCGGACGCGAGCAAGCTCCAACCATGGCGCTTACCCAACTTTGCGAAACTTTTCCGAACGAGAAAGATTGGATAAAATGGTATGCATCGGTTACCCTTTACTCTGAATACCTGAAAACCATCGCCAAATACACCGCGCCTTACAATGTGATGCCTGCATCCGTATACACCGATACCGAATATGAAAGCGTACCGGAAAGCCGTCGCGAATCATTTCGCAAGCAGGTTTTAAAAGGCGTACCGCTGGGTAAAGGCCATTACCTGCGCCTGTTCCCGGTTTGGATGGATTACCGGGGGCATTTCGGTACTATTTTACCGCAGGCCCAGGCACTGGCCAACGCCGCTCATTTAAGGGGCGACCTGCCATCGGCGCAACTTTCTATCAATCAATTAGAATGGATCATTGGCCGTAACCCATTCTCGGCAAGTACCATGTATGGCGAGGGATATGATTATGTACCGCTTTATACCCCATCATCAGGCGACATGGTGGGCGGCCTGCCGGTAGGCATCCAAACCAAAGATGAAAATGACGCGCCATACTGGCCCGTTCAAGCCATGTGGACTTATAAAGAAATCTGGGGCCACCCGGTTACCAACTGGATCTGGCTATTGAAAGATGTAGAAGGCCCGGCAATAGTTGATGGTTTGGCTAACGGCCCGGTTGTTTTTAAAGAGTTAAGTACAGGTTTAACTACTATTGTAAAACCCGATGCTTCAACCAAAAAGTTTAAAGCAAGCCTGCCACAAGGGCAATATACGGTTACAAATAACGGCCAATCGCTAAGCCAAACTTTTTTACCGGCTTCAAGCTATCATCTGGATTTGCGTAAGGATAAGTTTTTAAAATATGAATTATCAAAAACCATATCAGCAAATGGCGAACTGGTTATAAAAGTAAATGTATGGGGAAGCGGGTCACATAATTTCAGCATCCGGGCCGACAATTTAAATATTGGCGCAGCCAATAAACAGGTTACCCTTAAGCAAGGCACCCAGTTTAGCTTTGAATGGAAAGGGAGCGTTGATGATAAAAAGGCTCCGTGGGTGGCTGTGGTTATTCCAGATGGTGATTTGGCGATAAAGAAGGAAATAAGAGGGGCTGATTGGGAAAAATGA
- a CDS encoding DUF5009 domain-containing protein: MQQLPKRLLSIDVLRAITMLLMIFVNDASGVRHIPEWIDHAKGFEDRMGFADTIFPAFLFIVGLSLPFAINNRIKKGDSAKEVLFYILIRSAALLIMGFFHVNLEEFNSSAALISKAVWALVITTAFFLIWLDYPETMAKGKKYALQILGIAMLVAMAVVYKGGEDGDVHGMEPSWWGILGLIGWSYLVCALIYFMVKGKLNSLIVAWIVLAAINIIAHSVFKIKVMRDESIVKIAGDDVTGTFIGNAIIFLKPLWIIHDASTMTLTMGGVVISGIYARLVEQGKTQRIWATLAIIGVLFLVAGFAIRPYAEGISKIRSTPAWVFICSGITTLAFLILIYVVDVKGKVNAFKWIKPAGTSTLTCYLIPYFQVFILELFNVRYPSLINNGFPGLLRSFATAFLIILLVGLMEKKRLRLKI; this comes from the coding sequence ATGCAACAATTACCCAAACGCCTTTTATCTATCGATGTTTTGCGGGCCATCACCATGCTCCTGATGATATTTGTTAACGATGCCAGCGGAGTAAGGCATATTCCCGAATGGATTGATCATGCCAAAGGTTTTGAAGACAGGATGGGTTTTGCCGATACTATTTTCCCGGCGTTTTTGTTTATTGTAGGCTTGTCGTTGCCTTTTGCTATTAATAACCGCATCAAAAAAGGCGATAGTGCAAAGGAAGTTTTGTTTTACATCCTCATCCGCAGTGCTGCGTTGCTTATCATGGGGTTTTTCCACGTAAATCTCGAAGAGTTCAACTCATCGGCAGCACTTATCTCCAAAGCAGTTTGGGCTCTGGTTATCACTACGGCATTTTTCCTTATCTGGCTTGATTATCCCGAAACCATGGCTAAAGGAAAAAAATATGCGCTTCAAATTTTAGGCATAGCCATGCTGGTGGCCATGGCGGTGGTTTATAAAGGCGGCGAAGATGGCGATGTACACGGCATGGAACCATCATGGTGGGGAATTTTAGGGTTGATAGGCTGGTCGTACCTGGTATGTGCGCTGATTTATTTTATGGTGAAGGGAAAACTCAATTCGCTCATTGTAGCCTGGATAGTTTTGGCAGCCATCAATATCATTGCGCATAGTGTATTTAAAATAAAAGTAATGCGCGATGAATCGATAGTAAAAATTGCAGGCGATGATGTTACCGGTACTTTTATTGGCAATGCCATCATATTTTTAAAACCGTTATGGATCATCCACGATGCCTCGACCATGACGCTAACCATGGGTGGCGTGGTTATCTCGGGCATTTATGCCAGGCTGGTTGAGCAGGGCAAAACTCAGCGCATCTGGGCAACGCTGGCTATTATCGGCGTGTTGTTTTTGGTGGCCGGCTTCGCGATAAGGCCTTATGCCGAGGGGATTTCTAAAATCCGTTCAACACCGGCCTGGGTGTTTATTTGTTCGGGCATTACCACGCTGGCTTTTTTGATATTGATTTACGTGGTTGATGTTAAGGGCAAGGTAAATGCTTTTAAGTGGATCAAGCCCGCAGGCACAAGCACTTTAACCTGTTACCTTATTCCATATTTCCAGGTATTTATTCTCGAGCTGTTTAATGTACGATATCCCAGCCTGATCAACAACGGCTTCCCCGGCCTGTTGCGATCATTTGCCACCGCGTTTTTGATTATACTGCTGGTTGGCCTGATGGAAAAGAAACGATTGCGACTTAAAATTTAA
- a CDS encoding glycoside hydrolase family 18 protein: protein MMTTNLKFSKALRLAGVLTCLILAFYTANAQKVKQKKHVIIGYVGGFRGLLDTNMVDAKKLTHINYAFVDVQRNRASLRFRRTDTANFKYLVGLKKKNPALKVLISIGGWSWSKNFSDMALTDTGRKAFAVSAVDIVRRFKMDGVDIDWEYPNAYGDGNKYRPEDKVNFTLMFVELRAELDKLEKETGQKQLLTAAVGAFKRFTQNTEMDKVGKLLDYINLMTYDYGADLAVHHTGLYASKYLKTENNSDAGTQAFIDAGVPREKLVLGMAFYGRSVRVSDSTKTGLGSKSLERMRGGSYTFIKDSLEANKDFKYYRDKSAQAPYLYNTVTRQFISFDDEWSIKKKCKYVKRQGMAGVMFWEYADDKKGYLLDAANGHLD, encoded by the coding sequence ATGATGACAACAAATTTAAAATTTAGCAAGGCGCTGCGCCTTGCCGGGGTGCTTACATGCCTGATATTGGCTTTTTATACCGCGAATGCACAGAAGGTAAAACAAAAAAAGCATGTAATTATTGGCTATGTGGGCGGTTTCCGCGGGCTGTTGGATACCAATATGGTCGACGCTAAAAAACTTACACATATTAATTATGCCTTTGTGGATGTGCAGCGTAACCGGGCCTCATTAAGGTTCCGCCGTACCGATACCGCCAATTTTAAATACCTGGTTGGGTTGAAGAAAAAGAATCCGGCGCTGAAAGTATTAATCTCGATAGGAGGCTGGAGCTGGAGTAAAAATTTCTCGGATATGGCGCTTACCGATACCGGCCGGAAAGCTTTTGCCGTGAGTGCGGTTGATATTGTTCGCCGCTTTAAAATGGATGGCGTGGATATTGACTGGGAGTACCCCAATGCCTATGGCGATGGAAATAAATACCGCCCCGAAGATAAAGTGAATTTTACGCTGATGTTTGTTGAACTACGTGCCGAACTGGATAAACTGGAAAAAGAAACCGGCCAAAAGCAATTACTTACCGCAGCAGTAGGAGCCTTTAAACGCTTTACCCAAAACACCGAAATGGATAAAGTAGGCAAACTACTCGATTACATCAATTTGATGACTTATGACTACGGTGCCGACTTAGCCGTACACCACACAGGCCTCTACGCCTCCAAGTACCTCAAAACCGAAAATAACTCGGATGCCGGTACACAGGCGTTTATTGATGCCGGTGTTCCGCGCGAAAAACTGGTGTTGGGAATGGCGTTTTATGGAAGATCGGTAAGGGTGTCTGATAGTACCAAAACCGGTTTGGGGTCAAAAAGCCTCGAAAGGATGCGTGGCGGAAGCTATACCTTTATTAAGGATAGCCTTGAAGCCAATAAAGACTTTAAATACTACCGGGATAAAAGCGCTCAGGCACCGTACCTGTATAACACGGTAACCCGGCAGTTTATATCATTTGATGATGAATGGTCGATTAAAAAGAAGTGTAAATATGTTAAAAGGCAGGGAATGGCCGGGGTGATGTTTTGGGAGTATGCTGATGATAAAAAAGGGTACCTGCTTGATGCAGCAAACGGTCATTTAGATTAA
- a CDS encoding 6-phosphogluconolactonase, which produces MKVTITKSEQEFDVTAAWRIIAQMLEKRNSVIGLSTGQTTIGMHRIVSEIYAQYPFDVSNITLFNVDELTNLEREYAGSCYTMILNQIAGPLGIPDENFIMPPTLSDDFVAESILFEKRLAERGGADLQMLGIGSNGHIGINQPGTPLESETWVSPMDPDFEARVRRETQVPPEIELGGLTRGIKNIMHTRKLILIAKGSHKAEIVKQAILGPVGSDIPASVVQLHPNCEILLDADAGALVADYAKERGYNW; this is translated from the coding sequence ATGAAAGTAACTATAACCAAAAGCGAACAGGAATTTGACGTAACCGCGGCGTGGCGCATCATAGCGCAAATGCTGGAGAAAAGAAACTCGGTAATTGGCCTTTCAACAGGGCAAACTACCATTGGTATGCACCGTATAGTATCCGAAATTTATGCCCAATATCCATTTGATGTATCGAACATTACCCTTTTTAATGTTGATGAATTGACGAATTTGGAGCGGGAATATGCTGGCAGCTGTTATACGATGATATTAAACCAGATTGCCGGTCCGCTGGGGATACCTGATGAGAATTTTATTATGCCGCCTACCCTTTCGGACGATTTTGTGGCCGAGAGCATCCTGTTTGAAAAACGTCTTGCTGAGCGTGGCGGTGCTGATCTGCAAATGCTTGGCATCGGCAGCAATGGACATATCGGTATTAACCAACCCGGAACCCCGCTGGAAAGCGAAACATGGGTATCGCCAATGGACCCGGATTTTGAGGCCCGTGTTCGTCGCGAAACCCAGGTCCCGCCCGAGATTGAACTTGGCGGCTTAACGCGTGGTATTAAAAATATCATGCATACCCGTAAGTTGATCCTCATTGCCAAAGGCAGCCATAAGGCAGAGATTGTTAAACAGGCTATCCTCGGGCCGGTGGGTAGCGATATTCCTGCTTCGGTGGTACAATTGCATCCTAACTGCGAAATTTTATTGGATGCCGATGCCGGTGCTTTGGTTGCTGACTATGCTAAGGAACGCGGTTATAACTGGTAA
- the ptsP gene encoding phosphoenolpyruvate--protein phosphotransferase yields MKGIGVSPGIAIGRAFVIKKNAPATNGIVLKNQVEIVAEIERFDISVVNALGEIDAIKNSSQLMLNDDDIAILETQVELINDPQIREDVVAKIEAEKKTANDALIEVTAGIVALFESMDDEYMRARSADFQDIGNRILKYINRTGDTNARSFEPDTIVIADDLTPSDTITLDLNLVTGFATQAGSRTSHAAIIAKSKGLPAVVACGDELMTINHNDFIILDGLSGSVYVNPGEEIISRYSAKSASFRQQSEVLKKVKDKPAITPDGKQVTLLANISSADDLDMVHDNGGEGVGLFRTEMLFMDRDTFPDEEEQFEFYKKAVLQAKGKPAIIRTIDIGGDKHLSYFNLPAELNPFLGYRAIRISLDQEGLFIVQLKAILRASAFGSVSIMFPMISNVKEIRDAKVILNKAKAELTEAGIAFSDDVKVGIMVEIPSAAVTADILAKEVDFFSIGTNDLCQYTLAVDRMNEKITHLYDPFNPGVLRLILNVIEQGREHNIHVGMCGEMASDPLATLLLLGMGLEEFSMSAASIPSIKNIIINNTEAQAKQVCQQVMAMDSSENIIAYLKEITQ; encoded by the coding sequence ATGAAGGGAATTGGAGTTTCACCGGGCATAGCCATAGGCAGGGCGTTTGTGATTAAGAAAAACGCGCCCGCCACAAACGGTATTGTTTTAAAAAACCAGGTAGAGATAGTGGCCGAGATAGAGCGCTTTGATATCTCGGTGGTAAACGCGCTGGGCGAGATCGATGCCATCAAAAACAGCTCGCAACTGATGCTGAACGATGATGACATCGCCATACTCGAAACGCAGGTTGAGCTGATTAACGATCCGCAGATCCGCGAGGATGTAGTGGCCAAAATTGAAGCCGAAAAGAAAACCGCCAACGATGCCCTGATAGAAGTTACGGCAGGCATTGTAGCATTATTTGAAAGCATGGACGATGAGTACATGCGCGCCCGCTCGGCCGATTTCCAGGATATCGGTAACCGCATCCTCAAATATATTAACCGCACCGGCGATACCAATGCCCGCTCGTTCGAGCCGGATACCATTGTTATTGCTGATGACCTCACCCCTTCCGACACCATCACATTAGACCTTAACCTCGTCACCGGTTTTGCAACACAGGCAGGCAGCCGTACTTCGCACGCGGCCATTATAGCCAAATCAAAAGGGCTGCCTGCCGTTGTAGCCTGCGGCGATGAGTTAATGACCATTAACCATAACGATTTTATCATCCTCGACGGCCTCAGCGGTTCGGTTTACGTAAATCCAGGCGAGGAGATTATCAGCCGTTACTCGGCCAAATCGGCATCCTTCAGGCAGCAATCTGAAGTGCTGAAAAAAGTAAAGGACAAACCCGCCATTACCCCCGATGGCAAACAGGTAACCCTGCTGGCCAACATATCCAGCGCCGACGATCTGGACATGGTTCACGACAATGGCGGTGAAGGCGTTGGTCTGTTCCGCACCGAAATGCTGTTTATGGATCGTGATACTTTCCCGGATGAGGAAGAGCAATTCGAGTTTTACAAGAAAGCCGTACTGCAAGCCAAAGGCAAACCGGCAATTATCCGCACCATTGATATTGGTGGAGATAAACACCTCTCCTACTTCAACTTACCTGCCGAACTCAATCCTTTCCTTGGCTACAGAGCCATTCGTATCTCTTTAGACCAGGAAGGGTTATTTATAGTACAATTGAAAGCTATATTACGCGCCTCGGCTTTCGGTTCGGTAAGTATCATGTTCCCGATGATCTCGAATGTAAAAGAGATCCGTGATGCCAAGGTTATCCTCAATAAAGCAAAAGCCGAGCTCACTGAAGCAGGCATTGCTTTTAGTGATGATGTGAAAGTTGGTATTATGGTCGAGATCCCTTCGGCGGCAGTTACAGCGGACATCCTGGCTAAGGAAGTAGATTTTTTCAGCATTGGCACCAATGATCTTTGCCAGTACACTTTAGCTGTAGACAGGATGAACGAGAAGATCACCCACCTTTACGATCCTTTCAATCCGGGAGTGCTACGCCTTATCCTGAATGTAATTGAGCAAGGCCGCGAGCATAACATCCACGTAGGCATGTGCGGCGAAATGGCTTCTGATCCGTTAGCTACCCTGCTATTATTAGGCATGGGACTGGAAGAGTTTTCAATGAGCGCGGCATCAATCCCCTCCATCAAAAACATCATTATCAATAACACCGAAGCCCAGGCCAAACAAGTTTGCCAGCAGGTAATGGCGATGGACAGCTCGGAAAACATTATTGCCTATTTAAAAGAGATAACCCAATGA